A genomic region of Pithys albifrons albifrons isolate INPA30051 chromosome 20, PitAlb_v1, whole genome shotgun sequence contains the following coding sequences:
- the GOLGA2 gene encoding golgin subfamily A member 2 isoform X1 has protein sequence MADGSRQSRLAAAKKKLKEYQQKNSPGATAGTKKKRKTKEGSRPATPTTDEQPPENIQNILKVLVSDLARSNGVAIPSLDRRKAYFDSDVATHSAEPLAPDVPVLSNSNSLPSCGSVLPAPESMQLTQIHETEDHKNALDENRSFSSTESLRQLSEQLNGLVSQSTSYVNGESAVSSTNIKEMETRYQELAVALDSSNLTNKQLVTKIEELKQQNQEAVNQLEKEKKEFEQKFSKEQAALREQLQVHIQTIGILVSEKSELQTALGHTQQAARQKSGEAESLAARLHSSRQRVSELERTLSSISMQQKQSEKHNKELVKERDNLKMELYKRSKSSEEIKQQNSELSEKVHSLVSKNSAMKLDVEDLQKKLEMAELMIQQFSSQTGSLDANQQLQMALEEKASLEAQVAQLSESLQQLQAERDQYVEKLQEEGSIWQQRVQQLSEQVHTMAEEKEKHMAQIRELEANITELMNASAEKPMDVEPSSPPGPTAAELSLQEEIQRLQQEKEELQGQYQAQVRDNEQLSHLNREQEERLLELEKAVQRYNEESVDRQQILEDMQSDKATISRALSQNRDLKEQLAELQNGFVKLTNENMEVTSALQSEQHVKKELAKKLGQLQENLGELKETLELKTQEARGLQEQRDQCYSHLQQYSLAFQQLTAEKEELHKQYLLQTQLMDRLQHEEVQGKVTVEMHLKELQQTKENLEAVAKENKELQAQISQLAAEMNGRILQQLEEDDEAMTEDIQKSSLVIPEKFETHEEMVTFVTSAMSQVEQEREGLRQQLAAQKQQCRTLLQQITALRQEQQHHIALEAGSIMDTVPVEVHEALKTAMDKLQLRFTDLMREKVDLKERVEELEHRCIQLSGETDTIGEYIALYQSQRAILKQRHQEKEEYISRLAQDKEEMKMKLLELQDLVMRLVKERNEWYSKYVAAAQSPELLASQGEGVLAAERRIELNATDGEGLREVNLSEEAEQEAAVLHQPGFPPVDSKAAQPNQEDPTAKQIMQLLREIQNPQERLSPLPENPCIPFFYRADENDEVKIMVV, from the exons ATGGCGGACGGCAGCAGGCAGAGCCGGTTGGCCGCGGCCAAGAAGaag CTGAAGGAATATCAGCAGAAGAACAGCCCTGGAGCAACTGCAGGAACTAAGAAAAAACGCAAAACTAAAGAAGGCAGCAGACCAGCAACTCCCACCACCGACGAGCAGCCTCCAGAGAAC ATTCAGAACATTCTGAAGGTGCTGGTGTCAGACCTTGCCCGCTCCAATGGGGTAGCCATACCCTCATTGGACAGGAGGAAG GCGTACTTTGACAGTGATGTTGCCACTCATAGTGCTGAGCCGCTTGCCCCCGATGTCCCTGTGCTCTCTAACAGCAACAGCCTCCCTAGCTGTGGTTCTGTTCTGCCTGCTCCTGAGAGCATGCAGCTGACACAG ATTCATGAAACAGAGGATCATAAAAATGCTTTGGATGAGAACAG GTCTTTCTCATCAACAGAGAGTCTCCGCCAGTTGTCTGAACAGCTCAATGGCCTGGTTTCCCAG TCTACATCATATGTGAATGGagaaagtgctgtttcttcCACAAATATTAAGGAAATGGAA ACACGTTACCAGGAGCTGGCAGTAGCCCTGGATTCCAGCAATCTAACTAACAAACAGCTCGTTACAAAGATAGAGGAATTG AAACAGCAGAACCAAGAAGCAGTGAATCAGCTGGAGAAG GAAAAGAAGGAGTTTGAACAGAAATTTTCTAAAGAGCAAGCAGCCCTGAGGGAACAGCTACAG GTTCACATCCAGACTATTGGGATTCTCGTTTCTGAGAAGTCTGAGCTGCAGACAGCCCTTGGCCACACTCAGCAGGCTGCACGGCAGAAGTCAG GGGAAGCTGAAAGCCTTGCTGCCCGTTTACACTCATCGCGCCAGCGGGTGTCGGAGCTGGAACGCACTTTGTCCTCCATCTCCATGCAGCAAAAACAGTCAGAGAAG caTAATAAAGAGTTAGTGAAGGAGCGAGACAACCTGAAAATGGAATTGTATAAACGAAG CAAAAGTAGTGAGGAAATAAAGCAGCAGAATTCGGAGCTGTCAGAGAAGGTCCATTCCCTGGTGTCCAAGAACTCTGCTATGAAGTTGGATGTGGAAGATTTGCAAAAGAAACTGGAAATGGCTGAACTGATGATTCAACAG TTCTCAAGCCAGACAGGGAGTCTGGATGcaaaccagcagctgcagaTGGCTCTGGAGGAGAAGGCAAGCCTGgaagcccaggttgctcag CTCTCAGAGTCacttcagcagctccaggcagaaAGGGATCAGTATGTGGAGAaactgcaggaggaggggagcaTTTGGCAGCAGCGGGTGCAGCAGCTCTCTGAGCAG GTCCACACGAtggcagaggagaaggagaaacatATGGCCCAAATTCGGGAGCTGGAAGCCAACATTACAGAGCTGATGAACGCATCAG CAGAGAAGCCAATGGATGTGGAGCCTTCCTCCCCTCCAGGGcccacagcagctgagctcagcctgCAGGAGGAGatccagaggctgcagcaggagaaggaggagctgcaggggcagtACCAGGCCCAGGTGCGGGACAACGAGCAGCTGAGCCACCTGAACCGGGAGCAGGAGGAgcggctgctggagctggagaaggctGTGCAGCGCTACAACGAGGAGTCTGTGGACAGGCAGCAGATCCTGGAGGACATGCAGAGTGACAAGGCCACCATCAGCAGGGCACTGAGCCAGAACCGGGATCTGAAGGAGCAgctggctgagctgcagaaTGGGTTTGTCAAACTG ACAAATGAAAACATGGAGGTTACAAGTGCCCTACAGTCAGAGCAACACGTAAAGAAAGAGCTGGCCAAGAAGcttgggcagctgcaggagaacCTGGGGGAGCTCAAAGAGACG CTGGAGCTGAAAACACAGGAGGCCCGGGGCCTGCAGGAGCAGCGGGACCAGTGCTACAGCCACTTGCAGCAGTACAGCCTGgccttccagcagctcacaGCTGAGAAGGAGGAGCTGCACAAGCAGTACCTGCTCCAGACACAGCTCATGGACCGGCTACAGCACGAGGAGGTCCAGGGGAAGGTCACAGTGGAAATGCACCTGAAAGAGCTGCAGCAGACCAAG gaaaaTCTGGAAGCTGTagccaaggaaaacaaagagctgCAGGCCCAGATCAGTCAGTTGGCTGCAGAAATGAATGGCAGGATTTTGCAGCAACTGGAGG AAGATGATGAAGCAATGACTGAAGACATCCAGAAATCTTCACTTGTGATCCCAGAGAAGTTTGAAACCCATGAAGAAATG GTCACTTTCGTGACCTCTGCCATGTCCCAAGTGGAGCAGGAGCGGGAAGgcctgaggcagcagctggctGCTCAGAAGCAGCAGTGCAGAACCCTCCTGCAGCAAATCACAGCtctgaggcaggagcagcaacaTCACATCGCGCTGGAAGCAG GTTCCATTATGGATACTGTTCCAGTGGAGGTTCACGAGGCTTTGAAAACTGCCATGGACAAGCTACAG CTGCGTTTCACAGACCTGATGCGTGAGAAGGTTGATCTGAAGGAACgtgtggaggagctggagcaccGCTGCATCCAGCTGTCTGGGGAAACAGACACCATTG GGGAGTACATTGCACTGTACCAGAGTCAAAGGGCTATCCTCAAACAGCGGCaccaggagaaggaggagtATATCAGCAGGTTGGCTCAGGATAAGGAGGAGATGAAG ATGAAACTACTGGAACTGCAGGATTTAGTGATGCGGCTGgtcaaggaaagaaatgaatgGTACAGCAAGTATGTAGCAGCTGCCCaaagcccagagctgctggcaaGCCAGGGTGAAGgtgtgctggcagcagagagGCGCATCGAGCTCAACGCCACCGACGGAGAAG GGTTACGAGAGGTGAATCTGTCAGAGGAAGCAGAACAAGAGGCTGCTGTTCTTCACCAACCCGGTTTCCCCCCTGTTGATAGTAAAGCTGCTCAGCCAAACCAAGAGGACCCCACGGCAAAGCAAATAATGCAGCTTCTCCGAGAAATCCAGAACCCTCAGGAGAGGCTGAGCCCCCTGCCGGAGAACCCCTGCATTCCCTTCTTCTACCGAGCTGATGAGAACGATGAGGTCAAAATCATGGTAGTTTAA
- the GOLGA2 gene encoding golgin subfamily A member 2 isoform X4, whose amino-acid sequence MADGSRQSRLAAAKKKLKEYQQKNSPGATAGTKKKRKTKEGSRPATPTTDEQPPENIQNILKVLVSDLARSNGVAIPSLDRRKAYFDSDVATHSAEPLAPDVPVLSNSNSLPSCGSVLPAPESMQLTQIHETEDHKNALDENRSFSSTESLRQLSEQLNGLVSQSTSYVNGESAVSSTNIKEMEKQQNQEAVNQLEKEKKEFEQKFSKEQAALREQLQVHIQTIGILVSEKSELQTALGHTQQAARQKSGEAESLAARLHSSRQRVSELERTLSSISMQQKQSEKHNKELVKERDNLKMELYKRSKSSEEIKQQNSELSEKVHSLVSKNSAMKLDVEDLQKKLEMAELMIQQFSSQTGSLDANQQLQMALEEKASLEAQVAQLSESLQQLQAERDQYVEKLQEEGSIWQQRVQQLSEQVHTMAEEKEKHMAQIRELEANITELMNASAEKPMDVEPSSPPGPTAAELSLQEEIQRLQQEKEELQGQYQAQVRDNEQLSHLNREQEERLLELEKAVQRYNEESVDRQQILEDMQSDKATISRALSQNRDLKEQLAELQNGFVKLTNENMEVTSALQSEQHVKKELAKKLGQLQENLGELKETLELKTQEARGLQEQRDQCYSHLQQYSLAFQQLTAEKEELHKQYLLQTQLMDRLQHEEVQGKVTVEMHLKELQQTKENLEAVAKENKELQAQISQLAAEMNGRILQQLEEDDEAMTEDIQKSSLVIPEKFETHEEMVTFVTSAMSQVEQEREGLRQQLAAQKQQCRTLLQQITALRQEQQHHIALEAGSIMDTVPVEVHEALKTAMDKLQLRFTDLMREKVDLKERVEELEHRCIQLSGETDTIGEYIALYQSQRAILKQRHQEKEEYISRLAQDKEEMKMKLLELQDLVMRLVKERNEWYSKYVAAAQSPELLASQGEGVLAAERRIELNATDGEGLREVNLSEEAEQEAAVLHQPGFPPVDSKAAQPNQEDPTAKQIMQLLREIQNPQERLSPLPENPCIPFFYRADENDEVKIMVV is encoded by the exons ATGGCGGACGGCAGCAGGCAGAGCCGGTTGGCCGCGGCCAAGAAGaag CTGAAGGAATATCAGCAGAAGAACAGCCCTGGAGCAACTGCAGGAACTAAGAAAAAACGCAAAACTAAAGAAGGCAGCAGACCAGCAACTCCCACCACCGACGAGCAGCCTCCAGAGAAC ATTCAGAACATTCTGAAGGTGCTGGTGTCAGACCTTGCCCGCTCCAATGGGGTAGCCATACCCTCATTGGACAGGAGGAAG GCGTACTTTGACAGTGATGTTGCCACTCATAGTGCTGAGCCGCTTGCCCCCGATGTCCCTGTGCTCTCTAACAGCAACAGCCTCCCTAGCTGTGGTTCTGTTCTGCCTGCTCCTGAGAGCATGCAGCTGACACAG ATTCATGAAACAGAGGATCATAAAAATGCTTTGGATGAGAACAG GTCTTTCTCATCAACAGAGAGTCTCCGCCAGTTGTCTGAACAGCTCAATGGCCTGGTTTCCCAG TCTACATCATATGTGAATGGagaaagtgctgtttcttcCACAAATATTAAGGAAATGGAA AAACAGCAGAACCAAGAAGCAGTGAATCAGCTGGAGAAG GAAAAGAAGGAGTTTGAACAGAAATTTTCTAAAGAGCAAGCAGCCCTGAGGGAACAGCTACAG GTTCACATCCAGACTATTGGGATTCTCGTTTCTGAGAAGTCTGAGCTGCAGACAGCCCTTGGCCACACTCAGCAGGCTGCACGGCAGAAGTCAG GGGAAGCTGAAAGCCTTGCTGCCCGTTTACACTCATCGCGCCAGCGGGTGTCGGAGCTGGAACGCACTTTGTCCTCCATCTCCATGCAGCAAAAACAGTCAGAGAAG caTAATAAAGAGTTAGTGAAGGAGCGAGACAACCTGAAAATGGAATTGTATAAACGAAG CAAAAGTAGTGAGGAAATAAAGCAGCAGAATTCGGAGCTGTCAGAGAAGGTCCATTCCCTGGTGTCCAAGAACTCTGCTATGAAGTTGGATGTGGAAGATTTGCAAAAGAAACTGGAAATGGCTGAACTGATGATTCAACAG TTCTCAAGCCAGACAGGGAGTCTGGATGcaaaccagcagctgcagaTGGCTCTGGAGGAGAAGGCAAGCCTGgaagcccaggttgctcag CTCTCAGAGTCacttcagcagctccaggcagaaAGGGATCAGTATGTGGAGAaactgcaggaggaggggagcaTTTGGCAGCAGCGGGTGCAGCAGCTCTCTGAGCAG GTCCACACGAtggcagaggagaaggagaaacatATGGCCCAAATTCGGGAGCTGGAAGCCAACATTACAGAGCTGATGAACGCATCAG CAGAGAAGCCAATGGATGTGGAGCCTTCCTCCCCTCCAGGGcccacagcagctgagctcagcctgCAGGAGGAGatccagaggctgcagcaggagaaggaggagctgcaggggcagtACCAGGCCCAGGTGCGGGACAACGAGCAGCTGAGCCACCTGAACCGGGAGCAGGAGGAgcggctgctggagctggagaaggctGTGCAGCGCTACAACGAGGAGTCTGTGGACAGGCAGCAGATCCTGGAGGACATGCAGAGTGACAAGGCCACCATCAGCAGGGCACTGAGCCAGAACCGGGATCTGAAGGAGCAgctggctgagctgcagaaTGGGTTTGTCAAACTG ACAAATGAAAACATGGAGGTTACAAGTGCCCTACAGTCAGAGCAACACGTAAAGAAAGAGCTGGCCAAGAAGcttgggcagctgcaggagaacCTGGGGGAGCTCAAAGAGACG CTGGAGCTGAAAACACAGGAGGCCCGGGGCCTGCAGGAGCAGCGGGACCAGTGCTACAGCCACTTGCAGCAGTACAGCCTGgccttccagcagctcacaGCTGAGAAGGAGGAGCTGCACAAGCAGTACCTGCTCCAGACACAGCTCATGGACCGGCTACAGCACGAGGAGGTCCAGGGGAAGGTCACAGTGGAAATGCACCTGAAAGAGCTGCAGCAGACCAAG gaaaaTCTGGAAGCTGTagccaaggaaaacaaagagctgCAGGCCCAGATCAGTCAGTTGGCTGCAGAAATGAATGGCAGGATTTTGCAGCAACTGGAGG AAGATGATGAAGCAATGACTGAAGACATCCAGAAATCTTCACTTGTGATCCCAGAGAAGTTTGAAACCCATGAAGAAATG GTCACTTTCGTGACCTCTGCCATGTCCCAAGTGGAGCAGGAGCGGGAAGgcctgaggcagcagctggctGCTCAGAAGCAGCAGTGCAGAACCCTCCTGCAGCAAATCACAGCtctgaggcaggagcagcaacaTCACATCGCGCTGGAAGCAG GTTCCATTATGGATACTGTTCCAGTGGAGGTTCACGAGGCTTTGAAAACTGCCATGGACAAGCTACAG CTGCGTTTCACAGACCTGATGCGTGAGAAGGTTGATCTGAAGGAACgtgtggaggagctggagcaccGCTGCATCCAGCTGTCTGGGGAAACAGACACCATTG GGGAGTACATTGCACTGTACCAGAGTCAAAGGGCTATCCTCAAACAGCGGCaccaggagaaggaggagtATATCAGCAGGTTGGCTCAGGATAAGGAGGAGATGAAG ATGAAACTACTGGAACTGCAGGATTTAGTGATGCGGCTGgtcaaggaaagaaatgaatgGTACAGCAAGTATGTAGCAGCTGCCCaaagcccagagctgctggcaaGCCAGGGTGAAGgtgtgctggcagcagagagGCGCATCGAGCTCAACGCCACCGACGGAGAAG GGTTACGAGAGGTGAATCTGTCAGAGGAAGCAGAACAAGAGGCTGCTGTTCTTCACCAACCCGGTTTCCCCCCTGTTGATAGTAAAGCTGCTCAGCCAAACCAAGAGGACCCCACGGCAAAGCAAATAATGCAGCTTCTCCGAGAAATCCAGAACCCTCAGGAGAGGCTGAGCCCCCTGCCGGAGAACCCCTGCATTCCCTTCTTCTACCGAGCTGATGAGAACGATGAGGTCAAAATCATGGTAGTTTAA
- the GOLGA2 gene encoding golgin subfamily A member 2 isoform X5, translating into MADGSRQSRLAAAKKKLKEYQQKNSPGATAGTKKKRKTKEGSRPATPTTDEQPPENIHETEDHKNALDENRSFSSTESLRQLSEQLNGLVSQSTSYVNGESAVSSTNIKEMETRYQELAVALDSSNLTNKQLVTKIEELKQQNQEAVNQLEKEKKEFEQKFSKEQAALREQLQVHIQTIGILVSEKSELQTALGHTQQAARQKSGEAESLAARLHSSRQRVSELERTLSSISMQQKQSEKHNKELVKERDNLKMELYKRSKSSEEIKQQNSELSEKVHSLVSKNSAMKLDVEDLQKKLEMAELMIQQFSSQTGSLDANQQLQMALEEKASLEAQVAQLSESLQQLQAERDQYVEKLQEEGSIWQQRVQQLSEQVHTMAEEKEKHMAQIRELEANITELMNASAEKPMDVEPSSPPGPTAAELSLQEEIQRLQQEKEELQGQYQAQVRDNEQLSHLNREQEERLLELEKAVQRYNEESVDRQQILEDMQSDKATISRALSQNRDLKEQLAELQNGFVKLTNENMEVTSALQSEQHVKKELAKKLGQLQENLGELKETLELKTQEARGLQEQRDQCYSHLQQYSLAFQQLTAEKEELHKQYLLQTQLMDRLQHEEVQGKVTVEMHLKELQQTKENLEAVAKENKELQAQISQLAAEMNGRILQQLEEDDEAMTEDIQKSSLVIPEKFETHEEMVTFVTSAMSQVEQEREGLRQQLAAQKQQCRTLLQQITALRQEQQHHIALEAGSIMDTVPVEVHEALKTAMDKLQLRFTDLMREKVDLKERVEELEHRCIQLSGETDTIGEYIALYQSQRAILKQRHQEKEEYISRLAQDKEEMKMKLLELQDLVMRLVKERNEWYSKYVAAAQSPELLASQGEGVLAAERRIELNATDGEGLREVNLSEEAEQEAAVLHQPGFPPVDSKAAQPNQEDPTAKQIMQLLREIQNPQERLSPLPENPCIPFFYRADENDEVKIMVV; encoded by the exons ATGGCGGACGGCAGCAGGCAGAGCCGGTTGGCCGCGGCCAAGAAGaag CTGAAGGAATATCAGCAGAAGAACAGCCCTGGAGCAACTGCAGGAACTAAGAAAAAACGCAAAACTAAAGAAGGCAGCAGACCAGCAACTCCCACCACCGACGAGCAGCCTCCAGAGAAC ATTCATGAAACAGAGGATCATAAAAATGCTTTGGATGAGAACAG GTCTTTCTCATCAACAGAGAGTCTCCGCCAGTTGTCTGAACAGCTCAATGGCCTGGTTTCCCAG TCTACATCATATGTGAATGGagaaagtgctgtttcttcCACAAATATTAAGGAAATGGAA ACACGTTACCAGGAGCTGGCAGTAGCCCTGGATTCCAGCAATCTAACTAACAAACAGCTCGTTACAAAGATAGAGGAATTG AAACAGCAGAACCAAGAAGCAGTGAATCAGCTGGAGAAG GAAAAGAAGGAGTTTGAACAGAAATTTTCTAAAGAGCAAGCAGCCCTGAGGGAACAGCTACAG GTTCACATCCAGACTATTGGGATTCTCGTTTCTGAGAAGTCTGAGCTGCAGACAGCCCTTGGCCACACTCAGCAGGCTGCACGGCAGAAGTCAG GGGAAGCTGAAAGCCTTGCTGCCCGTTTACACTCATCGCGCCAGCGGGTGTCGGAGCTGGAACGCACTTTGTCCTCCATCTCCATGCAGCAAAAACAGTCAGAGAAG caTAATAAAGAGTTAGTGAAGGAGCGAGACAACCTGAAAATGGAATTGTATAAACGAAG CAAAAGTAGTGAGGAAATAAAGCAGCAGAATTCGGAGCTGTCAGAGAAGGTCCATTCCCTGGTGTCCAAGAACTCTGCTATGAAGTTGGATGTGGAAGATTTGCAAAAGAAACTGGAAATGGCTGAACTGATGATTCAACAG TTCTCAAGCCAGACAGGGAGTCTGGATGcaaaccagcagctgcagaTGGCTCTGGAGGAGAAGGCAAGCCTGgaagcccaggttgctcag CTCTCAGAGTCacttcagcagctccaggcagaaAGGGATCAGTATGTGGAGAaactgcaggaggaggggagcaTTTGGCAGCAGCGGGTGCAGCAGCTCTCTGAGCAG GTCCACACGAtggcagaggagaaggagaaacatATGGCCCAAATTCGGGAGCTGGAAGCCAACATTACAGAGCTGATGAACGCATCAG CAGAGAAGCCAATGGATGTGGAGCCTTCCTCCCCTCCAGGGcccacagcagctgagctcagcctgCAGGAGGAGatccagaggctgcagcaggagaaggaggagctgcaggggcagtACCAGGCCCAGGTGCGGGACAACGAGCAGCTGAGCCACCTGAACCGGGAGCAGGAGGAgcggctgctggagctggagaaggctGTGCAGCGCTACAACGAGGAGTCTGTGGACAGGCAGCAGATCCTGGAGGACATGCAGAGTGACAAGGCCACCATCAGCAGGGCACTGAGCCAGAACCGGGATCTGAAGGAGCAgctggctgagctgcagaaTGGGTTTGTCAAACTG ACAAATGAAAACATGGAGGTTACAAGTGCCCTACAGTCAGAGCAACACGTAAAGAAAGAGCTGGCCAAGAAGcttgggcagctgcaggagaacCTGGGGGAGCTCAAAGAGACG CTGGAGCTGAAAACACAGGAGGCCCGGGGCCTGCAGGAGCAGCGGGACCAGTGCTACAGCCACTTGCAGCAGTACAGCCTGgccttccagcagctcacaGCTGAGAAGGAGGAGCTGCACAAGCAGTACCTGCTCCAGACACAGCTCATGGACCGGCTACAGCACGAGGAGGTCCAGGGGAAGGTCACAGTGGAAATGCACCTGAAAGAGCTGCAGCAGACCAAG gaaaaTCTGGAAGCTGTagccaaggaaaacaaagagctgCAGGCCCAGATCAGTCAGTTGGCTGCAGAAATGAATGGCAGGATTTTGCAGCAACTGGAGG AAGATGATGAAGCAATGACTGAAGACATCCAGAAATCTTCACTTGTGATCCCAGAGAAGTTTGAAACCCATGAAGAAATG GTCACTTTCGTGACCTCTGCCATGTCCCAAGTGGAGCAGGAGCGGGAAGgcctgaggcagcagctggctGCTCAGAAGCAGCAGTGCAGAACCCTCCTGCAGCAAATCACAGCtctgaggcaggagcagcaacaTCACATCGCGCTGGAAGCAG GTTCCATTATGGATACTGTTCCAGTGGAGGTTCACGAGGCTTTGAAAACTGCCATGGACAAGCTACAG CTGCGTTTCACAGACCTGATGCGTGAGAAGGTTGATCTGAAGGAACgtgtggaggagctggagcaccGCTGCATCCAGCTGTCTGGGGAAACAGACACCATTG GGGAGTACATTGCACTGTACCAGAGTCAAAGGGCTATCCTCAAACAGCGGCaccaggagaaggaggagtATATCAGCAGGTTGGCTCAGGATAAGGAGGAGATGAAG ATGAAACTACTGGAACTGCAGGATTTAGTGATGCGGCTGgtcaaggaaagaaatgaatgGTACAGCAAGTATGTAGCAGCTGCCCaaagcccagagctgctggcaaGCCAGGGTGAAGgtgtgctggcagcagagagGCGCATCGAGCTCAACGCCACCGACGGAGAAG GGTTACGAGAGGTGAATCTGTCAGAGGAAGCAGAACAAGAGGCTGCTGTTCTTCACCAACCCGGTTTCCCCCCTGTTGATAGTAAAGCTGCTCAGCCAAACCAAGAGGACCCCACGGCAAAGCAAATAATGCAGCTTCTCCGAGAAATCCAGAACCCTCAGGAGAGGCTGAGCCCCCTGCCGGAGAACCCCTGCATTCCCTTCTTCTACCGAGCTGATGAGAACGATGAGGTCAAAATCATGGTAGTTTAA